One window from the genome of Streptomyces sp. NBC_00287 encodes:
- a CDS encoding DNA polymerase III subunit alpha, with protein MPGFTHLHTVSGFSLRYGASHPERLAERAADRGMDALALTDRDTLAGTVRFAKACAKAGVRPVFGTELAVERFAPVREEKRRAPVRGGAFIDESTPRVAFLARDGARGWADLCRIVTASHTGEGPPLLPWAANRGDGLTVLLGPDSDVGRALAAGRPDRAARLLVPWREVYGDALRLEAVWHGRKGTGPGSLRLAARTVGFAAEQRIRPVLSNAVRYADPGQGPVADVLDAARRLVPIDPTKELDSGEAWLKDPGAMLHAAERIVEAAGFRRDTAHRLLEQTQATAAECLVDPEDDLGIGSVHFPEPHLVGAGRRTAQRVLASRAAAGMVLKGYADKRAYWERMHRELDIIAHHGFATYFLTVAQVVDDVRDMGIRVAARGSGAGSLVNHLLGIAHADPVEHGLLMERFLSKRRLVLPDIDIDVESARRLEVYRAIIGRFGTERVATVAMPETYRVRHAIRDVGAALSMDPADIDRIAKSFPHIRARDARAALEELPELRALAGEKEKYGRLWELTEALDALPRGVAMHPCGVLLSDASLLARTPVMPTSGEGFPMSQFDKDDVEDLGLLKLDVLGVRMQSAMAHAVAEVERATGERIDLDGVAPGDPATYELIRSTETLGCFQIESPGQRDLVGRLQPAGFHDLVVDISLFRPGPVAADMVRPFIEARHGRAPVRYPHPDLEEPLKGTYGVVVFHEQIIDIVDIMTGCGRAEADQVRRGLSDPESQGRIRVWFAQHAAAKGYDAETIRRTWEIVEAFGSYGFCKAHAVAFAVPTYQSAWLKAHHPAAFYAGLLTHDPGMYPKRLLLADARRRGVPILPLDVNRSAVAHRIELVSESPVVWGLRLALSDVHGISEAEAARVADGQPYASLLDFWERARPSRPLAQRLAQVGALDAFGANRRDLQLHLTELHRGARGAGGGQLPLAGGRKTAPAGLPDLSSAEKLSAELGVLSMDASRNLMDDHRAFLEELGVVSARRLREARHGETVLVAGAKAATQTPPIRSGKRVIFSTLDDGTGLVDLAFFDDSHDACAHTVFHSWLLLVRGVVQRRGPRSLSVVGSAAWNLAELVELRAEGGLDVVAARLAEPVPEGGGDSTGGRRIHMPTGYEMHPWADLRPAGQEPSQIRKLWHQSPGSAG; from the coding sequence ATGCCTGGGTTCACGCATCTGCACACCGTCTCCGGGTTCTCCCTGCGCTACGGCGCCTCGCACCCGGAGCGGCTGGCCGAGCGCGCCGCCGACCGGGGCATGGACGCCCTCGCCCTCACCGACCGCGACACCCTCGCCGGCACGGTCCGCTTCGCCAAGGCCTGCGCGAAGGCGGGGGTACGCCCGGTGTTCGGCACGGAACTGGCGGTGGAGCGCTTCGCGCCCGTACGAGAGGAAAAGCGCCGCGCTCCCGTCCGCGGGGGTGCCTTCATCGATGAGTCGACACCCCGCGTCGCCTTCCTCGCCCGGGACGGCGCCCGCGGCTGGGCCGACCTCTGCAGAATCGTCACGGCATCGCACACCGGCGAAGGCCCGCCGCTACTGCCCTGGGCCGCCAACCGCGGCGACGGCCTGACCGTCCTGCTCGGCCCCGACTCCGACGTCGGCCGCGCCCTCGCCGCCGGCCGCCCCGACCGCGCGGCCCGGCTGCTGGTCCCCTGGCGGGAGGTCTACGGCGACGCGCTGCGCCTGGAAGCCGTCTGGCACGGCCGCAAAGGCACCGGCCCCGGCTCCCTGCGGCTGGCCGCCCGTACCGTCGGTTTCGCCGCCGAACAGCGGATCCGGCCGGTGCTCAGCAACGCCGTCCGCTACGCCGACCCCGGCCAGGGCCCGGTCGCCGACGTCCTGGACGCCGCCCGCCGGCTCGTCCCCATCGACCCCACCAAGGAACTGGACTCCGGAGAGGCCTGGCTCAAGGACCCCGGCGCCATGCTGCACGCCGCCGAGCGGATCGTGGAGGCCGCGGGCTTCCGGCGCGATACCGCCCACCGGCTGCTGGAGCAGACGCAGGCGACGGCCGCCGAGTGCCTGGTCGACCCCGAGGACGACCTCGGCATCGGCAGCGTCCACTTCCCCGAACCGCATCTCGTCGGCGCGGGCCGCCGTACCGCCCAGCGGGTGCTCGCCTCCCGGGCTGCGGCGGGGATGGTGCTGAAGGGGTACGCCGACAAGCGCGCCTACTGGGAGCGGATGCACCGGGAGCTGGACATCATCGCCCACCACGGCTTCGCCACTTACTTTCTGACGGTCGCTCAAGTGGTGGACGACGTACGGGACATGGGAATCCGGGTGGCCGCACGCGGCTCCGGTGCGGGCTCGCTCGTCAATCACCTTCTCGGCATCGCCCACGCCGACCCCGTCGAGCACGGGCTGCTGATGGAGCGCTTCCTGTCCAAGCGCCGGCTGGTCCTGCCCGACATCGACATCGATGTGGAGTCCGCACGCCGGCTCGAGGTCTACCGCGCGATCATCGGCCGGTTCGGCACCGAGCGGGTGGCGACGGTCGCGATGCCGGAGACGTACCGCGTCCGCCACGCCATCCGGGACGTGGGCGCGGCCCTGTCCATGGACCCCGCCGACATCGACCGCATCGCCAAGTCCTTCCCGCACATCCGCGCCCGCGACGCCCGGGCCGCGCTGGAGGAACTGCCCGAACTGCGCGCGCTGGCGGGGGAGAAGGAGAAATACGGGCGGCTCTGGGAGCTGACCGAAGCCCTGGACGCCCTTCCGCGGGGAGTCGCCATGCACCCCTGCGGAGTGCTCCTCTCCGACGCCTCCCTGCTCGCCCGTACGCCGGTCATGCCGACCAGCGGCGAGGGCTTTCCCATGTCGCAGTTCGACAAGGACGACGTGGAGGACCTCGGGCTGCTCAAGCTGGATGTGCTCGGGGTGCGGATGCAGTCGGCGATGGCACACGCGGTCGCGGAGGTGGAGCGGGCGACGGGGGAGCGGATCGACCTGGACGGGGTGGCGCCGGGCGATCCGGCGACGTACGAACTCATCCGCTCCACCGAGACATTGGGCTGCTTCCAGATCGAGTCGCCCGGGCAGCGGGACCTGGTCGGGCGGCTGCAGCCGGCCGGCTTCCATGATCTCGTCGTCGACATCTCGCTCTTCAGGCCCGGTCCGGTCGCCGCCGACATGGTGCGGCCGTTCATCGAGGCCCGGCACGGGCGGGCGCCGGTCCGCTATCCGCACCCGGATCTGGAGGAGCCGCTGAAGGGGACGTACGGAGTCGTGGTCTTCCACGAGCAGATCATCGACATCGTCGACATCATGACCGGCTGCGGACGCGCCGAGGCGGACCAGGTGCGGCGCGGGCTCTCCGACCCGGAGTCGCAGGGGCGGATCCGGGTCTGGTTCGCGCAGCACGCGGCGGCCAAGGGGTATGACGCGGAGACGATCCGGCGGACCTGGGAGATCGTCGAGGCCTTCGGGTCGTACGGCTTCTGCAAGGCGCACGCGGTCGCCTTCGCCGTACCGACGTACCAGTCGGCCTGGCTGAAGGCGCACCACCCGGCCGCCTTCTACGCCGGGCTGCTCACCCACGACCCCGGGATGTACCCGAAGCGGCTGCTGCTGGCGGACGCGCGGCGGCGGGGGGTGCCGATCCTGCCGTTGGATGTGAACCGGTCGGCGGTCGCACACCGTATCGAACTGGTGTCTGAATCTCCTGTGGTGTGGGGGCTGCGGCTGGCTCTCTCCGATGTGCACGGCATCAGTGAGGCCGAGGCGGCGCGGGTCGCGGACGGGCAGCCGTACGCCTCGCTGCTGGACTTCTGGGAGCGGGCACGGCCGAGCAGGCCGCTGGCTCAACGGCTCGCCCAGGTAGGCGCCTTGGACGCCTTCGGTGCCAACCGCCGTGATCTGCAACTGCACTTGACCGAGCTGCACCGGGGAGCGCGGGGTGCGGGCGGTGGTCAACTCCCGCTGGCGGGTGGGCGGAAGACCGCGCCCGCCGGGCTGCCCGACCTGTCCTCCGCCGAGAAGCTCAGTGCCGAGCTGGGTGTGCTGTCCATGGATGCCTCGCGCAATCTGATGGACGATCACCGGGCGTTCCTGGAGGAGTTGGGCGTGGTCAGCGCGCGTCGGCTGCGTGAGGCGCGGCACGGTGAGACGGTGCTGGTCGCGGGCGCCAAGGCGGCCACCCAGACACCGCCGATCCGGTCCGGCAAGAGGGTCATCTTCTCTACGTTGGACGACGGCACCGGCCTGGTCGACCTCGCCTTCTTCGACGACTCCCACGACGCCTGCGCGCACACCGTCTTCCACTCCTGGCTGCTGCTGGTGCGCGGGGTCGTCCAGCGGCGCGGGCCGCGCAGCCTCAGCGTGGTGGGCTCCGCCGCCTGGAACCTGGCCGAGCTGGTCGAGCTGCGTGCGGAGGGCGGCCTTGACGTGGTCGCGGCGCGGCTTGCGGAGCCGGTGCCCGAAGGGGGCGGTGACTCGACCGGCGGTCGGCGCATCCATATGCCGACCGGATACGAAATGCATCCGTGGGCCGATCTGCGTCCTGCGGGTCAGGAGCCCTCACAGATACGGAAGTTGTGGCATCAGAGTCCGGGGAGTGCGGGATGA
- a CDS encoding DUF3533 domain-containing protein — protein sequence MTRNSFLGEVKDAVTPRATLLVLGVVALQLLFIASYVGALHNPKPKDVPFGVVAPQAAVEQAVARLDRLPGEPLDPRAVADEATAREQIMNRDIDGALIINPARTTDTLLVASGGGTVLATTLEQYLTALETSQQRTLRTVDVAPASPEDFDGLSSFYLVVGWCVGGYLCASILAISTGARPANPRRAVIRLVVMALVAIVGGLGGAVIVGPILDALPGGVTALWGLGALVTFSVGAATLALQGVFGIVGIGLAILLVVIAGNPSAGGAFPLPMLPPFWQAIGPALPPGAGTWVARSIAYFKGNDTTGALLVLSAWAAAGIVITLAAAALREKRGGEPLPTEAR from the coding sequence ATGACACGGAACAGCTTTCTCGGTGAGGTGAAGGACGCGGTCACCCCGCGTGCCACGCTGCTCGTCCTCGGCGTGGTCGCCCTCCAGCTGCTGTTCATTGCGTCCTATGTGGGGGCACTCCACAATCCGAAGCCGAAGGATGTGCCGTTCGGTGTGGTCGCGCCGCAGGCCGCGGTCGAGCAGGCGGTGGCCCGGCTGGACAGGCTGCCCGGCGAGCCGCTGGACCCGCGCGCGGTGGCCGACGAGGCGACGGCGCGGGAGCAGATCATGAACCGGGACATCGACGGCGCGCTGATCATCAACCCGGCCCGGACGACCGACACCCTCCTGGTCGCGAGCGGCGGCGGCACCGTCCTCGCCACCACCCTGGAGCAGTACCTCACCGCCCTGGAGACCTCCCAGCAGCGGACCCTCAGAACGGTGGACGTGGCCCCGGCCTCACCCGAGGACTTCGACGGCCTGTCGTCCTTCTACCTGGTCGTCGGCTGGTGCGTCGGCGGCTATCTGTGCGCCTCGATCCTGGCGATCAGCACCGGCGCCCGCCCCGCCAACCCGCGCCGCGCGGTGATCCGGCTGGTCGTGATGGCGCTGGTGGCGATCGTCGGCGGGCTCGGCGGCGCGGTGATCGTGGGTCCGATCCTGGACGCCCTGCCGGGCGGTGTGACGGCCCTGTGGGGGCTCGGCGCCCTGGTCACCTTCTCGGTGGGGGCAGCCACGCTCGCCCTCCAGGGTGTCTTCGGGATCGTCGGCATCGGCCTGGCGATCCTGCTCGTGGTGATCGCGGGCAACCCGAGCGCGGGCGGCGCCTTCCCGCTGCCGATGCTCCCGCCGTTCTGGCAGGCGATCGGCCCCGCACTGCCCCCGGGCGCCGGAACCTGGGTGGCCCGCTCGATCGCGTACTTCAAGGGCAACGACACGACCGGCGCCCTGCTGGTGCTGTCGGCATGGGCGGCGGCCGGAATCGTGATCACGCTGGCGGCGGCGGCCCTGCGTGAGAAGCGCGGGGGCGAGCCGCTGCCGACTGAGGCGCGGTAG
- a CDS encoding S1 family peptidase, whose product MKHRRIPKRRAAAVGAGIAALVAAGVTFQTANASEPSTTATPETLSVTAAGKLASTLVKDLGTDAAGTYYDAQSKNLIVNVLDKTAAETVEAAGAKARVVANSLAELKSARGTLKQDATIPGTSWVTDPTTNRIVVTADRTVSDAEWATLGKVVDGLGATAELQRTKGEFKPFVAGGDAITDGSGRCSLGFNVVKGGEPYFLTAGHCTEGITNWQDSNGNELGTNEVSSFPDNDYGLVKYTAEVEHPSEVNLYDGSSQAISGAADATVGMEVTRSGSTTQVHSGTVTGLDATVNYGNGDIVNGLIQTDVCAEPGDSGGSLFSGDKAIGLTSGGSGDCTSGGETFFQPVTEALSATGTEIG is encoded by the coding sequence TTGAAGCACCGACGCATACCCAAGCGGCGGGCCGCCGCGGTAGGTGCGGGCATCGCCGCACTGGTGGCCGCGGGTGTCACCTTCCAGACTGCGAACGCCAGCGAGCCCTCGACGACCGCCACGCCCGAGACCCTGTCGGTCACGGCGGCCGGAAAGCTCGCCTCGACGCTCGTCAAGGACCTCGGTACCGACGCGGCCGGCACGTACTACGACGCGCAGAGCAAGAACCTCATCGTGAACGTGCTGGACAAGACCGCGGCCGAGACCGTCGAGGCGGCCGGCGCCAAGGCGCGGGTCGTGGCGAACTCCCTTGCGGAGCTCAAGAGCGCGCGCGGCACGCTCAAGCAGGACGCCACCATTCCGGGCACCTCCTGGGTGACCGACCCGACGACCAACAGAATCGTCGTCACGGCCGACCGTACGGTCTCGGACGCCGAGTGGGCCACGCTCGGCAAGGTCGTCGACGGGCTCGGGGCCACGGCGGAACTCCAGCGCACCAAGGGGGAGTTCAAGCCCTTCGTCGCGGGCGGTGACGCCATCACCGACGGCAGCGGCCGGTGCTCCCTCGGCTTCAACGTGGTCAAGGGCGGCGAGCCGTACTTCCTGACCGCGGGTCACTGCACCGAGGGCATCACCAACTGGCAGGACTCGAACGGGAACGAGCTCGGCACCAACGAGGTGTCCAGCTTCCCCGACAACGACTACGGCCTGGTCAAGTACACGGCCGAGGTCGAGCACCCGAGCGAGGTGAACCTCTACGACGGTTCCTCGCAGGCGATCTCCGGTGCGGCCGACGCCACGGTCGGTATGGAGGTCACGCGGAGCGGTTCGACCACCCAGGTGCACTCCGGTACGGTCACCGGCCTCGACGCCACCGTGAACTACGGCAACGGCGACATCGTCAACGGCCTGATCCAGACCGACGTCTGCGCCGAGCCCGGCGACAGCGGCGGCTCGCTGTTCTCCGGCGACAAGGCGATCGGCCTCACGTCCGGCGGCAGCGGTGACTGCACCTCCGGCGGGGAGACGTTCTTCCAGCCGGTGACGGAGGCGCTGTCGGCGACGGGTACCGAGATCGGCTGA
- a CDS encoding slipin family protein translates to MVEELVAAGAALASVGAVYVMAAARVVKQYERGVVFRLGKLRSQVRGPGFTLVVPFVDRLHKVNMQIVTMPVPAQEGITRDNVTVRVDAVVYFKVVDASDALVQVEDYRFAVSQMAQTSLRSIIGKSDLDDLLANREKLNQGLELMLDSPAIGWGVSIDRVEIKDVSLPETMKRSMARQAEAARDRRARVINADAELQASKKLAEAAQQMEATPAALQLRLLQTVVAVAAEKNSTLVLPFPVELLRFLERAQQPVQQPAPAAPQQARSVTAEQLPLAEPVLDPDPERSVSGQE, encoded by the coding sequence ATGGTCGAGGAGCTGGTGGCGGCGGGAGCGGCGCTCGCCTCCGTCGGAGCGGTGTATGTGATGGCGGCGGCGCGGGTCGTCAAACAGTACGAGCGCGGGGTCGTCTTCCGGCTCGGCAAGCTCCGGTCCCAGGTGCGCGGGCCCGGATTCACCTTGGTCGTCCCGTTCGTGGACCGGCTGCACAAGGTGAACATGCAGATCGTGACGATGCCGGTGCCGGCCCAGGAGGGCATCACCCGGGACAACGTCACGGTGCGGGTGGACGCGGTCGTGTACTTCAAGGTGGTGGACGCGTCCGACGCCCTGGTGCAGGTCGAGGACTACCGGTTCGCGGTCTCGCAGATGGCGCAGACCTCGCTGCGGTCCATCATCGGCAAGAGCGATCTGGACGATCTGCTCGCCAACCGTGAGAAGCTCAATCAAGGTCTTGAGTTGATGCTCGACAGCCCGGCCATCGGCTGGGGTGTCTCGATCGACCGGGTCGAGATCAAGGACGTCTCCCTGCCCGAGACGATGAAGCGGTCGATGGCCCGGCAGGCCGAGGCCGCGCGGGACCGGCGGGCCCGGGTCATCAACGCCGACGCCGAACTCCAGGCGTCGAAGAAGCTCGCCGAGGCGGCGCAACAGATGGAGGCCACCCCTGCCGCGCTCCAACTGCGGCTGCTGCAGACGGTGGTGGCGGTCGCGGCCGAGAAGAACTCGACGCTGGTGCTGCCGTTCCCGGTGGAGCTGCTGAGGTTCCTGGAGCGGGCACAGCAGCCGGTACAGCAACCCGCACCCGCGGCTCCGCAGCAAGCGCGTTCTGTGACGGCGGAGCAACTCCCGCTCGCCGAGCCGGTCTTGGATCCGGACCCCGAAAGGTCTGTTTCAGGACAGGAGTAG
- a CDS encoding S1 family peptidase: MRIKRTTPRSGVARRTRLIAVSTGLVAAAAIAIPSANAADTPTTFSSAELKSASSSVLKADVPGTAWGVDSKTNRVVVTVDSTVSKAEIAKIKQQAGADADALTIKKTPGKFEKYIAGGDAIYASSWRCSLGFNVRNSAGAYYFLTAGHCTDGAGTWYSNSGRTTVLGPTAGSSFPTNDYGLVRYTNTSITKSGTAGNTDIVRAANPTVGTSVIRDGSTTGIHTGSVTGLNRTVNYGGGDIVYGMIQTNVCAEPGDSGGPLYGSNGTAYGLTSGGSGNCSSGGTTFFQPVVEALNAYGMSVF, encoded by the coding sequence GTGAGGATCAAGCGCACCACCCCCCGCAGCGGCGTAGCGAGACGGACCCGGCTGATCGCCGTATCTACCGGCCTCGTGGCCGCGGCGGCCATCGCGATCCCCAGCGCGAACGCTGCCGACACCCCCACCACCTTCAGCTCCGCCGAGCTGAAGAGCGCGAGCAGCTCTGTGCTCAAGGCCGACGTGCCGGGTACTGCCTGGGGCGTCGACAGCAAGACCAACCGTGTCGTCGTCACCGTCGACAGCACGGTCTCCAAGGCCGAGATAGCGAAGATCAAGCAGCAGGCCGGCGCCGACGCCGACGCGCTGACGATCAAGAAGACCCCGGGCAAGTTCGAGAAGTACATCGCCGGTGGCGACGCCATCTATGCGAGTAGCTGGCGCTGTTCCCTCGGCTTCAACGTCCGCAACAGCGCGGGAGCCTACTACTTCCTCACCGCCGGTCACTGCACCGACGGCGCGGGCACGTGGTACTCCAACTCCGGCCGTACGACGGTCCTCGGACCGACCGCCGGCTCCAGCTTCCCGACGAACGACTACGGTCTCGTCCGGTACACCAACACCTCGATCACCAAGTCGGGCACCGCCGGCAACACGGACATCGTCAGGGCGGCCAACCCGACCGTGGGCACCAGCGTCATCCGTGACGGCTCCACCACCGGTATCCACACCGGCAGCGTCACCGGTCTCAACCGGACCGTCAACTACGGCGGCGGCGACATCGTCTACGGCATGATCCAGACCAACGTCTGTGCCGAGCCCGGCGACTCCGGTGGCCCGCTCTACGGCAGCAACGGCACCGCGTACGGTCTGACCTCCGGCGGCAGCGGCAACTGCTCCTCCGGCGGCACGACCTTCTTCCAGCCCGTCGTGGAGGCTCTGAACGCCTACGGGATGAGCGTCTTCTAG
- a CDS encoding DUF5685 family protein, with protein sequence MFGIVRPCRHRLGERLAGQWMAHLCGLCLALRGDHGQFARVVTNYDGLLISVLTEAQAVADEGLRRTAGPCPLRGMRTASVAQGEGARLAAAVSLVLASAKVRDHLADGDGLLARKPVALAARRVASSWGAAGARSGSAVGFDTGLLVDAVERQVGIEALAGPGTSLLVVTEPTETATAAAFAHTAVLAGRPLNAEPLAEAGRLFGRLAHLLDAVEDKEADAASGAWNPLTATGTSLTEARRLADDAVHGIRLALREVSFTDPKLVHLLLVHELRRSVDRAFGSASCSHMAGPYAPPGGPGSPPLPPEPPRRDRRGLLAGCAVWLGLACTCQMCCGEFEDPWSRQRREGLCANCDCSGCGDCCSCCDCCGNCCDSCGCDGCDCGCSC encoded by the coding sequence GTGTTCGGAATAGTCAGGCCCTGTCGGCATCGGCTCGGGGAGCGGCTCGCCGGTCAGTGGATGGCTCATCTGTGCGGTCTCTGCCTGGCGTTGCGCGGGGACCACGGCCAGTTCGCGCGGGTGGTGACGAACTACGACGGGCTGCTGATCTCCGTTCTGACGGAGGCTCAGGCCGTCGCGGACGAGGGGCTGCGGCGTACGGCGGGGCCGTGCCCCTTGCGCGGGATGCGGACGGCGTCCGTGGCGCAGGGGGAGGGGGCGCGGCTGGCGGCGGCGGTGTCGCTGGTGCTGGCCTCCGCGAAGGTGCGGGACCATCTCGCCGACGGGGACGGCCTGCTGGCGCGCAAGCCGGTGGCGCTTGCCGCGCGCCGGGTCGCTTCCAGTTGGGGTGCGGCGGGGGCGCGCAGTGGTTCCGCCGTGGGGTTCGACACCGGGTTGCTGGTCGATGCGGTCGAGCGGCAGGTCGGGATCGAGGCGCTGGCCGGTCCCGGGACCTCGCTGCTGGTCGTGACCGAGCCGACCGAGACGGCGACGGCGGCGGCCTTCGCGCATACGGCGGTGCTGGCGGGGCGTCCGCTCAATGCCGAGCCGCTCGCCGAGGCGGGGCGGCTGTTCGGGCGGCTGGCGCATCTGCTGGATGCCGTGGAGGACAAGGAAGCTGACGCGGCGTCGGGGGCGTGGAACCCGCTGACCGCGACGGGGACGTCCTTGACGGAGGCCCGTCGGCTCGCCGATGACGCGGTGCATGGGATACGGCTGGCGCTGCGGGAGGTGTCCTTCACCGATCCGAAGCTGGTGCATCTGTTGTTGGTGCATGAGCTGCGGCGGTCGGTGGACCGGGCGTTCGGCAGCGCGTCGTGCTCGCACATGGCCGGTCCTTACGCTCCGCCCGGCGGTCCCGGGAGCCCGCCGCTGCCTCCCGAGCCGCCCCGGCGGGATCGGCGCGGGCTGCTTGCGGGATGTGCGGTGTGGCTGGGATTGGCCTGTACCTGCCAGATGTGCTGCGGGGAATTCGAGGACCCCTGGTCGCGGCAGCGGCGGGAGGGGCTGTGCGCGAATTGCGATTGCAGTGGGTGCGGGGACTGCTGCAGCTGCTGCGATTGCTGCGGGAACTGCTGTGACAGCTGTGGGTGCGATGGGTGTGATTGCGGATGCAGCTGCTGA
- a CDS encoding cell division protein SepF, with translation MGSVRKASAWLGLVDDNDDERYYDDDYSEGTESGDAWVTDPRVKVASDVAEEKGRRIGTVTPDSFRDARAIGELFRDGVPVIMNLTAMEAADAKRVVDFAAGLIFGLRGSIERVSTRVFLLTPADTEIINGEPAAHRTDGFFNQS, from the coding sequence ATGGGATCGGTGCGCAAGGCGAGTGCCTGGCTGGGCCTCGTTGACGACAACGATGACGAGCGTTACTACGACGACGACTACTCCGAAGGGACCGAGTCCGGGGATGCCTGGGTCACCGACCCGCGGGTCAAGGTGGCGTCGGACGTGGCCGAGGAGAAGGGCCGCCGGATCGGCACGGTCACCCCGGACAGCTTCCGGGACGCCCGCGCCATCGGTGAGCTGTTCCGGGACGGTGTCCCGGTCATCATGAACCTCACGGCCATGGAGGCCGCCGACGCCAAGCGCGTCGTCGACTTCGCGGCAGGACTGATCTTCGGTCTTCGCGGCTCGATCGAGCGCGTGTCCACCCGGGTGTTCCTGCTGACCCCGGCCGACACGGAGATCATCAACGGCGAGCCGGCCGCGCACCGGACCGACGGTTTCTTCAACCAGAGCTGA
- a CDS encoding acyl-CoA dehydrogenase family protein produces the protein MPLPPFDPADPLGIDDLLEPEDLAVRDTVRRWAADRVLPYVAEWYETGELPGIRELARELGSIGALGMSLSGYGCAGASAVQYGLACLELEAADSGIRSLVSVQGSLAMYAIHRYGSEEQKQNWLPRMASGEVIGCFGLTEPDHGSDPANMRTYAKRDGGDWVLTGRKMWITNGSVAGVAVVWAQTEDGIRGFVVPTDSPGFSAPEIKHKLSLRASVTSELVLDEVRLPADAVLPEVTGLRGPLSCLSHARYGIVWGSMGAARSCFETAVDYAKSREQFGRPIGGFQLTQAKLADMAVELHKGILLAHHLGRRMDAGRLRPEQVSFGKLNNVREAIDICRTARTILGANGISLEYPIMRHATNLESVLTYEGTVEMHQLVLGKALTGLDAFR, from the coding sequence ATGCCGTTGCCCCCGTTCGATCCCGCCGATCCGCTCGGCATCGACGACCTGCTGGAGCCCGAGGACCTCGCCGTCCGCGACACCGTCCGCCGGTGGGCCGCCGACCGCGTCCTGCCGTATGTCGCCGAGTGGTACGAGACCGGCGAGCTGCCCGGCATCCGCGAACTGGCCCGCGAGCTCGGCTCCATCGGCGCCCTTGGGATGTCGCTGAGCGGGTACGGCTGCGCCGGGGCCTCCGCCGTGCAGTACGGGCTCGCCTGTCTGGAGCTGGAGGCCGCCGACTCCGGCATCCGGTCCCTGGTCTCCGTGCAGGGCTCCCTCGCCATGTACGCCATCCACCGCTACGGCAGCGAGGAGCAGAAGCAGAACTGGCTGCCCCGCATGGCCTCCGGCGAGGTCATCGGCTGTTTCGGGCTCACCGAGCCGGACCACGGCTCCGACCCGGCCAACATGCGGACGTACGCCAAACGCGACGGCGGCGACTGGGTTCTGACGGGCCGCAAGATGTGGATCACCAACGGGTCCGTCGCCGGGGTCGCCGTCGTCTGGGCGCAGACCGAGGACGGCATCCGCGGCTTCGTCGTACCCACCGACAGCCCCGGCTTCTCCGCCCCCGAGATCAAGCACAAGCTGTCCCTGCGCGCCTCGGTCACCAGCGAACTCGTCCTCGACGAGGTACGGCTGCCCGCCGACGCCGTCCTCCCCGAGGTCACCGGCCTGCGCGGACCGCTCAGTTGTCTCTCGCACGCGCGCTACGGCATCGTCTGGGGCTCCATGGGCGCGGCCCGCTCCTGCTTCGAGACCGCGGTCGACTACGCGAAGTCGCGGGAGCAGTTCGGGCGGCCGATCGGTGGCTTCCAGCTCACCCAGGCCAAGCTCGCCGACATGGCGGTCGAACTGCACAAGGGGATTCTGCTCGCCCACCATCTGGGGCGGCGCATGGACGCCGGCCGCCTGCGTCCCGAGCAGGTCAGCTTCGGCAAGCTCAACAACGTCCGCGAGGCCATCGACATCTGCCGTACGGCGCGGACGATCCTCGGCGCCAACGGGATCTCGCTGGAGTACCCGATCATGCGGCATGCGACGAACCTCGAATCGGTGCTCACCTATGAGGGCACCGTCGAGATGCACCAGCTCGTGCTGGGCAAGGCGCTCACCGGGCTCGACGCCTTCCGGTGA